From Mucilaginibacter rubeus, a single genomic window includes:
- a CDS encoding PleD family two-component system response regulator, producing MAKRILIVDDNELMIEVMTYILLGKGYQVASSTRVQEIFKIIKACHPDLVILDIVNAGMDGRELCRLIKLNSATKNLRVIVCSESEETDAIIPQKGGPDDVLHKPFGMNSLIRKVELQLAA from the coding sequence ATGGCGAAACGAATTTTGATAGTTGATGATAACGAGCTGATGATAGAGGTAATGACCTACATTTTGCTCGGTAAAGGTTACCAGGTAGCCTCATCAACCCGTGTCCAGGAAATTTTTAAGATCATTAAAGCTTGTCATCCAGACCTGGTGATCCTGGATATTGTTAATGCGGGTATGGACGGGCGGGAGCTTTGCCGGCTTATTAAATTGAACTCGGCCACCAAAAATCTGCGTGTAATTGTTTGCTCAGAAAGTGAAGAAACGGATGCAATTATACCACAAAAAGGAGGTCCGGACGACGTTTTGCACAAGCCATTTGGTATGAATAGCCTGATCCGCAAGGTTGAATTACAGCTGGCCGCGTAA
- a CDS encoding LacI family DNA-binding transcriptional regulator, whose product MDNINIKKLAKELNISTSTVSRAFNGNTDINKDTKERILAYAKQHNYLPNHYASNLRDKKTKTLAVIVPEIANDFFSQAINGIEEVARKKGFYILLYRTDDVFEKEVSFVNYLNNGKADGIIMSVSGEANDHNYLGQLEKKHVPVVFFDRVYEDIEAAKVTTNDYDSSFSATEHLIKTGCKKIAYLVVNKSISIGKVRMQGYLDALAKHKIAFDDNLVIDCSNDEKVNYKILKKSLQEIKPDGIFSSVERLAFATYYVCNDLGISIPNDLKVISFSSLRVAPLLCPPLSTITQPAYEMGVKAATLLFDVLENNGNASKKEHVLKSKLFIRKSSSGS is encoded by the coding sequence ATGGATAATATTAATATCAAGAAACTGGCAAAGGAGCTCAACATATCCACATCAACTGTATCGAGGGCCTTTAACGGAAATACTGATATTAATAAAGATACCAAAGAGCGCATCCTGGCCTACGCCAAGCAGCATAATTATTTACCTAACCACTACGCCAGCAACCTTCGAGATAAAAAGACCAAAACCCTGGCCGTTATTGTTCCTGAAATTGCAAATGATTTTTTTTCGCAGGCTATAAACGGAATTGAAGAGGTTGCCCGTAAAAAAGGCTTTTATATTTTACTTTACCGTACCGACGATGTTTTTGAAAAAGAGGTTTCGTTTGTAAACTATCTTAACAATGGCAAGGCCGATGGTATTATCATGTCTGTATCCGGAGAGGCTAATGATCATAATTATTTAGGTCAACTGGAAAAAAAACACGTTCCGGTTGTTTTCTTCGACCGTGTTTATGAGGATATTGAGGCTGCAAAAGTAACCACCAATGACTACGACAGCAGTTTTTCGGCTACCGAACACCTGATTAAAACCGGCTGCAAAAAAATAGCCTACCTGGTGGTTAATAAAAGCATTTCTATTGGTAAGGTGAGGATGCAAGGGTATTTGGACGCCCTGGCTAAACACAAGATCGCGTTTGATGATAACCTCGTTATCGACTGCAGTAACGACGAAAAGGTGAATTATAAAATCCTTAAAAAGTCCCTGCAGGAAATTAAGCCCGATGGTATTTTCAGCTCGGTAGAGCGTTTGGCTTTCGCCACCTATTATGTTTGCAATGACCTTGGTATTTCGATACCCAATGATCTGAAGGTGATCAGCTTTTCGAGCTTGAGGGTAGCCCCGCTATTGTGCCCTCCCCTCTCAACCATTACGCAACCAGCCTACGAAATGGGTGTAAAAGCAGCAACGTTATTGTTCGATGTGCTCGAAAATAACGGCAATGCTTCCAAAAAGGAGCATGTGCTGAAGTCGAAACTGTTTATCAGGAAGTCATCTTCGGGTTCATAG
- a CDS encoding sulfate/molybdate ABC transporter ATP-binding protein, translating into MISVDIEIKLKTYHDRQLLKIKRQFATGSITKILGPSGSGKTTLLKMIAGLASPENGTIVVDGITWFDAVRKISLSPQKRHTGFVFQNYALFPNMTVQQHLEYATTDAGWINQLVKLGQLDKFVDHKPDHLSGGQQQRLAILRALAIKPKLLLMDEPFSALDSKMKSLLISELKSLIKKLDITTIIVSHNLQELELFEGEVMDFEGLV; encoded by the coding sequence ATGATCAGCGTAGATATCGAAATAAAACTAAAGACCTATCACGACAGGCAGTTGCTAAAAATTAAAAGGCAGTTTGCCACGGGCAGTATCACTAAAATTTTAGGGCCATCCGGTTCGGGAAAAACTACTTTGCTGAAAATGATAGCCGGTTTGGCATCGCCCGAAAACGGGACAATTGTAGTTGATGGCATTACATGGTTTGATGCTGTACGGAAAATTAGCCTGTCGCCTCAAAAAAGGCATACCGGGTTTGTATTTCAAAACTATGCCCTGTTCCCAAACATGACTGTACAACAGCACCTGGAATATGCCACAACTGATGCGGGCTGGATAAATCAATTAGTAAAACTTGGGCAACTGGATAAATTTGTTGATCATAAACCCGACCATCTGTCCGGAGGACAACAACAGCGGTTGGCCATTTTGAGGGCCTTAGCTATCAAGCCCAAGCTACTTTTAATGGATGAACCATTTTCGGCACTGGATAGCAAAATGAAATCGTTGCTTATATCGGAGCTTAAATCTTTAATTAAGAAATTGGATATTACTACAATCATAGTAAGCCATAATTTGCAGGAGCTGGAATTGTTTGAAGGGGAGGTAATGGATTTTGAAGGGTTAGTTTGA
- a CDS encoding transglycosylase domain-containing protein: MKRLNPKYIRIAAYILVPLILILLIGGYIAYSKRGALLEKAIDKAKLKAKRDYNLDVKIGSAQFTGLSTVSFSDISIVPDGRDSLLNIKNFVVSVRIMPLVLGEVKLSDVVLQDGFIHLIDKNGVKNFDFLFKKKKDSTATDTKADLSNIAHNLINEVLYKIPDNLALNNFMISFKSDSAQLKLLAQTALIKDGQLSSTIKVNDGEANWHFAGKMHPSDKDIDVMLYADNRQKVELPFIEKKFNLKLNFDTLQTKLTKEDHSSGETSISGSWSVKNLLIHHPGISSTDIVFPEAAIDADVKVGTNYVSIDSTSTIHVKKLTAHPFIKYTLNPVKIYELKLNTGWLNAADMFDSFPTGMFDALDGIQVAGKLNYHMNFFMDTSKPDDLIFDSGMDKDNFRILKFGRTDLTKLNSPFIYTPYEKGKPMAPHLIGPENPEFTPLQQISPNLRNAVMTAEDPSFYTNHGFVMEAIRKSIATDFKTKKYKRGGSGISQQLVKNAFLSREKTMARKIEEILIVWLIENNRIMTKDRMLEVYFNIIEWGKNIYGIAEASHYYFGKAPSELSLGESIYLASIVPYPKGGLYAFQPDGSLRPGLHGYFNLIGKLMAIKGYTARDTNAYGFYEVRLRESLRRQIAPVDTATADSLMKQGGADDDSILPVVEEPVKKPNFFQRLFGKKDTTEQKAEEKQKQKEQTIKEQIKAQIEALKAEYKLKIDAVDTTGGRTRKEVRQEKRRLRNEEDEKEKELKDKMP; encoded by the coding sequence ATGAAGCGCCTTAATCCTAAATATATACGCATAGCCGCATACATTCTCGTTCCCTTAATTCTTATTCTGCTTATCGGCGGATATATTGCCTACTCAAAACGCGGAGCACTGCTCGAAAAAGCCATTGACAAAGCTAAATTAAAAGCCAAAAGAGATTATAATTTAGATGTAAAAATAGGATCGGCCCAATTTACCGGACTAAGTACCGTTTCATTTTCGGATATCAGCATTGTACCCGACGGCCGGGATAGTTTGTTGAACATCAAAAACTTTGTGGTGAGTGTAAGGATTATGCCGCTGGTGTTGGGTGAGGTAAAACTATCGGATGTGGTATTACAGGACGGCTTCATTCACCTTATCGATAAGAATGGGGTTAAAAACTTCGACTTCCTGTTTAAAAAGAAAAAGGATTCGACGGCTACTGATACCAAAGCTGATTTGAGCAATATAGCCCATAACCTGATTAACGAAGTACTTTATAAGATCCCGGATAACTTAGCCCTCAACAATTTCATGATCAGCTTTAAGAGCGACAGTGCGCAGCTTAAGCTTTTAGCACAAACAGCCCTGATCAAAGATGGACAGCTAAGCTCAACCATAAAAGTAAACGATGGGGAAGCTAACTGGCATTTTGCCGGTAAAATGCATCCATCGGATAAAGATATCGACGTAATGCTTTATGCCGATAATCGCCAAAAAGTGGAGCTGCCTTTCATCGAAAAGAAATTTAACCTGAAGCTTAACTTCGATACGCTGCAAACCAAACTAACCAAGGAGGATCACAGCAGCGGTGAAACATCTATTTCGGGCTCATGGTCGGTGAAAAACTTGCTGATCCATCATCCTGGCATTTCATCTACGGATATCGTATTCCCGGAGGCGGCTATTGACGCCGATGTTAAAGTAGGTACCAATTATGTATCTATCGATAGTACCTCCACCATCCATGTAAAAAAATTAACAGCCCATCCATTTATTAAATACACGCTTAACCCGGTAAAAATTTATGAACTGAAGCTGAACACCGGATGGCTTAACGCCGCCGATATGTTTGATTCGTTCCCTACCGGGATGTTTGACGCGCTTGATGGTATCCAGGTTGCCGGTAAGCTGAACTATCACATGAACTTTTTCATGGATACTTCAAAACCTGATGATCTGATATTTGATTCGGGGATGGATAAAGACAACTTCCGGATCCTGAAATTTGGTCGCACTGATTTAACCAAATTGAACAGCCCATTCATTTATACGCCATACGAAAAAGGCAAGCCAATGGCACCGCATTTGATTGGCCCGGAAAACCCTGAGTTTACCCCGCTGCAGCAGATTTCGCCTAATTTGAGAAACGCGGTGATGACAGCCGAGGATCCTTCATTTTACACCAACCATGGTTTTGTGATGGAGGCTATCCGTAAATCGATAGCTACCGACTTTAAAACAAAAAAATATAAACGCGGTGGTAGCGGTATATCACAGCAGCTGGTTAAAAACGCTTTCCTGAGCCGTGAAAAAACCATGGCCCGTAAAATAGAAGAGATCCTGATTGTTTGGCTTATTGAGAATAACCGCATCATGACCAAAGACAGGATGCTGGAGGTTTACTTTAACATTATTGAATGGGGAAAGAATATTTATGGTATTGCCGAAGCTTCACATTATTATTTCGGTAAGGCTCCGTCCGAACTTAGTTTGGGCGAAAGTATTTACCTGGCCAGCATTGTTCCTTACCCTAAAGGCGGATTATACGCGTTTCAGCCGGATGGCAGTTTACGACCGGGACTGCATGGCTATTTTAACCTGATAGGAAAGCTGATGGCGATAAAAGGTTATACCGCTCGCGATACCAATGCCTATGGTTTTTACGAAGTGCGCTTAAGAGAGAGCCTGCGTCGCCAGATTGCACCTGTTGATACTGCAACTGCCGATAGCCTCATGAAACAAGGCGGAGCAGACGATGACAGCATTTTACCTGTTGTTGAAGAGCCAGTAAAAAAACCGAACTTTTTCCAGCGCCTTTTTGGTAAAAAAGATACTACCGAACAAAAGGCTGAAGAAAAACAGAAACAAAAAGAACAGACCATAAAGGAGCAGATCAAAGCTCAGATAGAAGCCCTAAAAGCCGAATACAAGCTCAAGATTGACGCAGTGGATACCACCGGAGGCCGGACCCGAAAAGAAGTGCGGCAGGAAAAACGACGGTTAAGGAATGAAGAGGATGAAAAGGAGAAGGAACTGAAGGATAAAATGCCGTAA
- a CDS encoding Mrp/NBP35 family ATP-binding protein: protein MTITKEQVLQALGNVEEPDLKKDLVTLNMIQDIRIDGNNVSFSVVLTTPACPLKAMIENACRNAILHFVSKEAVININMTSQVTTQKNTGVPGVKNIIAVASGKGGVGKSTVAANLALGLAKSGAQVGLIDADIYGPSVPIMFGLEGARPMASQVDGKTRIEPIEKYGIKLLSIGFFTDPNQPVPWRGPMVSTAVKQLFNDADWGDLDYLVIDLPPGTGDIHITVTQSFPVTGAVIVTTPQNVALADAKKGIGMFMMPAINVPILGVVENMSYFTPAELPENKYYIFGKGGGHKLAEILEVPFLGEIPLIKGISDSGDAGKPTVLEEDGPMTAAFVEMAERVAQQVAISNAKALSAENIVNN, encoded by the coding sequence ATGACAATTACTAAAGAACAAGTATTACAGGCGCTGGGCAATGTTGAGGAACCGGATCTGAAAAAAGACCTCGTAACCCTTAACATGATCCAGGACATCCGTATCGATGGCAACAACGTAAGCTTCTCGGTTGTGCTTACCACACCGGCATGCCCGTTAAAGGCCATGATCGAGAATGCATGTCGCAATGCCATCCTCCATTTTGTGAGCAAAGAGGCCGTTATTAATATCAACATGACCTCGCAGGTAACAACGCAAAAAAACACTGGCGTTCCGGGTGTAAAAAATATAATTGCTGTAGCCTCTGGTAAAGGCGGCGTTGGTAAATCAACGGTAGCTGCAAACCTGGCTTTAGGCCTGGCAAAATCGGGCGCACAAGTTGGTTTGATTGATGCCGATATATATGGCCCATCGGTACCTATCATGTTTGGTTTAGAGGGCGCACGCCCTATGGCCAGCCAGGTTGATGGCAAAACACGCATTGAGCCTATTGAAAAATATGGCATCAAATTACTGTCGATAGGTTTCTTTACAGATCCTAACCAACCCGTACCATGGCGTGGGCCGATGGTATCAACCGCGGTAAAACAGTTGTTTAATGATGCCGACTGGGGCGACCTTGACTATTTAGTGATCGACCTGCCTCCGGGTACCGGCGACATCCATATCACAGTAACACAAAGTTTCCCGGTAACAGGTGCCGTAATTGTTACTACGCCGCAAAACGTAGCGCTTGCCGATGCTAAAAAAGGTATTGGTATGTTTATGATGCCGGCTATCAATGTGCCTATATTAGGTGTGGTTGAAAATATGTCGTACTTTACCCCTGCCGAACTGCCGGAAAATAAATATTATATATTTGGAAAAGGCGGTGGCCACAAACTGGCCGAGATATTGGAAGTCCCTTTTCTTGGTGAGATCCCATTAATTAAAGGGATCAGTGATTCGGGCGATGCCGGCAAGCCTACTGTGCTTGAAGAGGATGGCCCAATGACAGCCGCCTTTGTTGAAATGGCAGAGCGCGTTGCCCAGCAGGTTGCCATATCAAACGCCAAAGCACTCAGTGCAGAAAATATTGTAAATAATTAA
- a CDS encoding NAD(P)H-dependent oxidoreductase, producing the protein MSLVEKLQWRSAVKKFDPSKKISAEQLDALKTAIQLAPSSLGLQSYKVIVVQDAETKQKLRAVGYDQAQITDSSALFVFASLTNLDEDFGKKFIDLVASTRSIARENLAGYEQMVLGTLASRTDAQKVEWSHKQAYIALGVLLAEAAELGVDAAPMEGFDAAKFDEILGLKEKGLTTTVIAAVGFRAEDDAYSKMIKVRRPQSELFIEA; encoded by the coding sequence ATGTCATTAGTAGAAAAATTACAATGGAGATCGGCTGTTAAAAAATTCGATCCCAGCAAAAAAATAAGTGCAGAACAATTAGATGCTTTAAAAACAGCTATCCAGTTAGCACCATCATCATTAGGTTTGCAATCATATAAAGTGATTGTTGTACAGGATGCCGAAACCAAACAAAAACTACGTGCGGTTGGGTATGACCAGGCACAAATCACCGATTCATCGGCCCTGTTTGTATTTGCTTCATTAACAAATCTTGATGAAGATTTCGGCAAAAAATTCATCGACCTTGTTGCCTCAACCCGCAGCATAGCCCGCGAAAACCTTGCAGGTTACGAGCAAATGGTATTAGGAACTTTGGCCAGCCGTACAGATGCGCAAAAAGTTGAATGGTCGCACAAACAGGCTTATATCGCCTTGGGCGTTTTATTGGCCGAAGCTGCAGAGCTTGGTGTTGATGCCGCTCCGATGGAAGGTTTTGACGCTGCAAAATTTGACGAGATCCTTGGCCTTAAAGAAAAAGGGTTAACCACCACAGTAATTGCAGCGGTAGGTTTCCGTGCGGAAGATGACGCATACAGCAAAATGATAAAAGTACGCCGCCCACAAAGCGAGCTTTTTATTGAAGCGTAA
- a CDS encoding NifU family protein: MSLLNQVEAALDTIRPYLEADGGNVSVEEITPEGVVKLKLLGSCGSCPMSIMTLKAGIEQAIKKAVPEVTAIEAINLTDIDDPNAVLPENLR, encoded by the coding sequence ATGAGTTTATTAAATCAGGTTGAAGCAGCTTTAGATACTATCCGTCCGTATTTGGAGGCTGATGGGGGGAATGTTTCTGTTGAGGAGATAACTCCTGAAGGTGTAGTTAAACTAAAACTATTGGGTTCATGCGGATCATGCCCAATGAGCATCATGACCCTTAAGGCCGGTATTGAGCAGGCCATTAAAAAAGCCGTGCCTGAAGTTACCGCCATTGAGGCCATTAACCTAACGGACATTGACGACCCTAATGCCGTGCTTCCGGAAAATTTAAGGTAA